TCAGCAGGGCGCAGGGGATCAGCGAGATCGTCAGAAAGCCCAGCATCAGCCGGGGGCCGATCCCCATCCGCGAGAGCTTCGATCGGAGCGAGGTCGTCATGTCAGGCGTTCCAGCGTCTGAGTCAAAGCCGGGCGGATGAGTGGGAGATGGGCGGTCTCGACGGTTCGCCTAACGCGGCGTCTCACGCGGGCCCGCCGCCGCCCTCACGGTCCCTCGAGGACCCCACACAACTGGAGGCGGCGGGGGAGCGGCGGCCTTCGCCGACGGCGAAGGCGCTGTGGTCGATGATTCAGGGAGGCCCGACTTGCCGTCGACCCGCCAGCGACGGAGGGCCGCCTCCCAGATCGACCGGGTGCGGAAGACCGGGAACGGCGTCGGCCGGATCGGCTGCTCCATCGCCCAGACCTGTTCGATCCGGCCGGCCAGGGTGATCTTGCCGACCCGGATCGGCCGCCAGACGTGGATCATGTCGATGTCCATTGCCACCACCCCCGCCCCGGTCTCCAAACTCTGCCGCGAGAGGTGGTCGCGAACCTCGGTCGACTCGATCGACTCCCCCTCGGCCACGGCCTGCGCCCACATTTTCACCGCGAAGTACATCGAGACAGACGGATCGCTGGTCGTCCGATCGCTTCCGAAACGGGCCTTGAACTTGTCGACGAGGCGCCGGGAGGCCTCGTCGCCGGCCGAATGGAAATAAGACCAGACCGCGTACCGACCCGCGGTCTGGTCGTGGGGGAGCCGTTGTAGATCGTCCTCGGAGACGCGGAGGCAGACCATCGGCAGCTTCTCGGCCGTCAGGCCGGCGGCCGTCGCCTGCTGAAAGAGGGCGCGGTTGGCGTCGCCCACGATTGAGCTGACCACTACGTCCGCGCCGGCGCTCTTCATCGCCGCGACCAGCTCCGTTACGCCCTTACCGTCGACCTTCACGAATTCCTCGCCGACCACCGAGCCCCCCAGCGCCTTGAGCTGGTCGCGGACGACGGCGTGGATTGCGTACGAGGAGACGTCCTCGATCCCGGCCAGGAAGAACTTCCGAGCCTTCAGCGAGTCCATGCACCACGAGACGGCCGGGACCGCCTGGTTGTTCGGCAGCGGGCCGAATCCGACCATGTCGCGGGCGTACTCGCAGCCCTCGTACTGGCCGGCGTTGAAGACCAGGATCTCCCTTGACTTCGCGGCGTCTTCCATCTCGCGGCGGCAGGCCGAGGTCAGGCCGCCGAAGAGGGCGCAGACCTTGTCGGCGTCGACCAGCCGGCGAGCCTCGCTGCGGAACGTCTGGGGGTCGGATCGGCCGTCGCCGATCACCCACTTCACCTGCCGGCCGAGCAGCCCGCCCTGGGCGTTGATCTCCTCAAGGGCGAGCACCGCGGCGTCGAGCATCGGCTCCTCGACGACCGCCAGCGGTCCGGACTGCGAATGCAACAGCCCGACCACGATCGGCGCTTCGGCCCGACGGAGCCACTGGGAACCCCCGTGCAGGGCCGCCGCCAGCAAGGCCGCCGCCAGCGCCCCGAGTACCCAACGCAGCATCGCCGCGACCCCCCTGAGCCGATCGCCATCCCAAGACCGTCGCGCAGGCTAAAACCCGCATCGCATTGCACACATTATAACCCACCATCGCAACGCGGGCCGCCCTTGTCCGGCAATCTCTCTCTATTCCCCCGGCGCGACCGGAACCTCCCCAGGTTGACGCGTGTCTGTGAGTCGACCGGAAGGAGGGGTCGACGTATGATGACTGTGGCGGATTTGCCGAGGCCCTCTGGCCCATCCCATGGAAAAAGGAAACGCCCGATGGTCGTAACTCTGCGCCGGGTCGGCGACGAATGGAGCTTCACGGTGGACGACCAGCTCATCAAGAAGCTCGGCTGGTCCGCCGACACGTCGTTCAAGGTAGACCCGACGCCCGACGGCCGGGGCGTGACTCTCTCCCCGGCCAACGATGACGTGGCGGTCGACGACCGCGCGGAACGCATTCGTCGGATTGGAAAGGGGATCGCCGACCGCCATGACAGCGTTCTGAGGAAGCTCGCCGAATGAGCCCGGATTTCCTCAGCGTCGTCGACATCCTCGAACTGCACCGGATCGAGGTTGAGCGACACGGCGGATCGGACGGAGTCCGCGACCCCGGGCTGCTGGCTTCGGCCGTCGCGCAACCATCCGCGGGGTTC
This is a stretch of genomic DNA from Paludisphaera rhizosphaerae. It encodes these proteins:
- a CDS encoding transporter substrate-binding protein — encoded protein: MLRWVLGALAAALLAAALHGGSQWLRRAEAPIVVGLLHSQSGPLAVVEEPMLDAAVLALEEINAQGGLLGRQVKWVIGDGRSDPQTFRSEARRLVDADKVCALFGGLTSACRREMEDAAKSREILVFNAGQYEGCEYARDMVGFGPLPNNQAVPAVSWCMDSLKARKFFLAGIEDVSSYAIHAVVRDQLKALGGSVVGEEFVKVDGKGVTELVAAMKSAGADVVVSSIVGDANRALFQQATAAGLTAEKLPMVCLRVSEDDLQRLPHDQTAGRYAVWSYFHSAGDEASRRLVDKFKARFGSDRTTSDPSVSMYFAVKMWAQAVAEGESIESTEVRDHLSRQSLETGAGVVAMDIDMIHVWRPIRVGKITLAGRIEQVWAMEQPIRPTPFPVFRTRSIWEAALRRWRVDGKSGLPESSTTAPSPSAKAAAPPPPPVVWGPRGTVRAAAGPRETPR